One genomic region from Ptychodera flava strain L36383 chromosome 5, AS_Pfla_20210202, whole genome shotgun sequence encodes:
- the LOC139133607 gene encoding ATP-dependent DNA helicase pif1-like, which produces MPGRNKKVKIVCPTACSIYDNLPIKAETVHSFFGIGLADKPVRDVVNNTKEHVAIRLKEVDILILDEMSMLSARVFNIVSIISQRSRENRLPFGGMQIIGVGDFHQLPPVPDFIDQGDYAFLSPLWKLTFRHTILLTTIYRQQDSQRDLIHALNSIRIGRCDEDTFNFLMTLRRPLINQNSTHIYFNNIDADCHNMCELDNMPGKYHVFQSVDQGNHREIEKGCIAPKTLFVKEGAPVMLLYNLSQELHNGCIGTFRGVDANGHPLVMFMNKNVQCSIPRKTWTVKDDTGKEIGRRSQHPLKLCWAITSHKSQGQTLPSIVVHAGSEFVPGQLYVALSRAKSTETIQLIGFSQARMLPVNESVATFYSSLPSYDVDVHLACCTEEVQNDVVTKIMDEGVGYHSHDDDDGFVEDMYAREADNEDFVDLREVYVNMEKKGNCLEDLPSDFCLTTFLHELRDSTPFADVVGSLAWHINSLVDHILSNPDTVLLFVRIQWLKIYGTVKREEKKILSSDFWTKFQERRSKFF; this is translated from the coding sequence ATGCCTGGGAGAAACAAAAAAGTCAAGATAGTGTGCCCTACAGCATGCAGCATCTATGATAATCTTCCCATTAAGGCAGAAACTGTTCACAGCTTCTTTGGCATAGGACTAGCGGATAAACCTGTTAGGGATGTGGTAAATAATACAAAGGAGCATGTAGCTATAAGACTAAAGGAGGTTGATATCCTCATTCTTGATGAGATGTCCATGTTAAGTGCACGAGTCTTCAACATAGTCTCTATTATATCGCAACGAAGCAGGGAAAATCGTCTACCATTTGGAGGCATGCAGATAATCGGTGTTGGAGATTTCCACCAGTTGCCACCAGTCCCAGACTTTATCGACCAAGGAGACTATGCATTTTTATCCCCACTATGGAAACTTACATTCAGACATACCATTCTTCTAACCACCATCTACAGACAGCAAGACAGTCAAAGAGACTTAATCCATGCCCTAAATTCAATAAGAATTGGCAGATGTGATGAAGATACATTTAATTTTCTAATGACATTACGGCGGCCTCTCATAAATCAGAATTCAACCCACATCTACTTCAACAATATTGATGCTGATTGTCACAACATGTGTGAGCTTGATAATATGCCTGGTAAATACCATGTGTTCCAATCTGTTGATCAAGGAAACCATCGGGAAATTGAGAAAGGCTGTATTGCTCCAAAGACATTGTTTGTGAAAGAAGGAGCTCCAGTAATGCTACTTTATAATCTATCACAGGAGTTACACAATGGATGCATCGGCACATTTAGAGGAGTAGATGCAAATGGACATCCTCTGGTCATGTTTATGAACAAGAATGTCCAGTGTTCAATACCACGTAAAACATGGACCGTAAAAGATGATACAGGCAAAGAAATCGGTAGGCGTTCTCAGCATCCCCTGAAATTATGTTGGGCCATAACATCTCACAAGTCACAGGGTCAGACATTACCAAGTATTGTTGTGCATGCTGGGAGTGAATTTGTTCCTGGCCAACTGTATGTTGCACTATCAAGGGCAAAATCAACAGAAACAATACAATTGATTGGTTTTAGTCAAGCCAGAATGCTTCCTGTTAATGAAAGCGTAGCTACATTTTATTCGTCACTTCCAAGCTATGATGTTGATGTACATCTAGCATGTTGTACAGAAGAGGTGCAGAATGATGTGGTAACAAAAATAATGGATGAAGGGGTTGGGTACCATtctcatgatgatgatgatggatttGTTGAAGACATGTATGCAAGAGAGGCTGATAATGAAGACTTTGTTGACCTGAGAGAAGTGTATGTTAATATGGAGAAGAAGGGAAACTGCCTTGAAGATCTGCCAAGTGATTTTTGCCTCACAACCTTTTTACATGAGCTCCGTGATTCCACTCCATTTGCTGATGTTGTGGGATCACTTGCATGGCATATCAATTCCCTTGTGGACCATATTTTGAGCAACCCAGATACAGTACTGTTATTTGTGAGAATACAGTGGCTCAAGATTTATGGCACAGTAAAGagagaggaaaaaaaaatcttgtcatCGGATTTTTGGACGAAGTTCCAAGAGCGGCGatcgaaatttttttaa
- the LOC139133606 gene encoding uncharacterized protein, with the protein MMKGNLEVVTATHVLQFVFVGDGGFRYPVAHFPTRECPPTTLYRLFLEGVQILLKGGFHVYWSCCDGGESNRGFINLHFKEKSARQHQFTTRNMMTGGKMIFLMDSKHNIKKIRNNLEKSREPGNNTLYICGQKVLWKYWFNVYTADQTSNSLVVHERLTEDHFQLTARSKMRNHLAEDVLDKKMLFAFQAHKRDLSQKNGKDVTYLDGAIELLKHTSKFVATFNDVKNPIRDMADQRLEHNTRFLNFLDEWHDSGEQRHFISQKLYFDMQSLILGFQQMCQYKLKLFPGSSIMPGIVNQDVVENIFCQVRSHNGQNNNPTYDRYRKSQNTIIHGQHAISKKGNASVTFSQ; encoded by the exons ATGATGAAAG GAAATTTGGAAGTAGTGACAGCCACGCATGTCTTGCAGTTTGTGTTTGTTGGTGATGGTGGCTTCCGATATCCGGTGGCTCACTTCCCAACAAGAGAATGCCCACCAACAACCTTGTACAGGTTATTCTTGGAAGGTGTACAGATACTACTCAAAGGCGGTTTCCA TGTTTACTGGAGTTGCTGTGACGGCGGTGAAAGCAATCGGGGGTTCATTAACCTTCACTTCAAGGAAAAATCTGCAAGACAACACCAGTTCACCACCAGGAATATGATGACTGGAGGAAAAATGATATTCTTGATGGATTCAAAG CATAATATAAAAAAGATCCGGAACAATCTGGAAAAAAGCAGAGAACCTGGGAATAATACGCTATACATCTGTGGACAGAAGGTGTTGTGGAAATACTGGTTTAATGTCTACACAGCAGACCAAACATCAAATTCATTAGTCGTGCATGAACGTTTAACAGAAGACCATTTTCAATTGACAGCAAGGTCTAAAATGCGGAATCACTTAGCAGAAGATGTACTTGACAAGAAAATGCTTTTTGCATTTCAG GCACACAAGCGAGACCTAAGTCAGAAAAATGgtaaagatgttacatatctGGATGGTGCGATTGAGCTCCTAAAACATACAAGCAAATTTGTAGCAACGTTCAATGATGTGAAGAATCCTATCAGAGATATGGCAGACCAAAGACTAGAACACAACACaagatttttaaatttcttggaTGAATGGCATGATTCCGGAGAACAAAGACATTTCATCTCTCAGAAACTGTACTTTGACATGCAGTCACTAATCCTGGGCTTTCAGCAAATGTGTCAGTACAAATTGAAACTATTTCCTGGATCATCAATAATGCCTGGCATTGTCAACCAAGATGTAGTGGAAAACATATTTTGCCAAGTTCGGTCTCACAATGGCCAAAATAATAATCCTACCTATGACCGATACAGGAAATCTCAAAATACAATAATCCATGGACAACATGCAATAAGCAAAAAGGGAAATGCAAGCGTCACATTTTCACAATGA